A single Haloglycomyces albus DSM 45210 DNA region contains:
- a CDS encoding ribonuclease HII → MTARVLASLRPRAARLSRSSGMYAAESALRRNGFGPVVGVDEAGRGPCAGPLVVAAVALPATARIQGLADSKLLSESAREQVFAALRRSRAIDATVVYEAAEIDRRGVGVCNQEGMRRAAARVLAQVAGNPSLAYALTDGFTIRGMPCPSAAVIKGDRHVAAIAAAGVVAKVTRDRMMYRLHEIYPEYGFADHKGYGTAAHSAALERYGSCREHRMSYSNVPSGSR, encoded by the coding sequence GTGACGGCAAGGGTATTGGCCTCCTTGCGCCCCAGAGCCGCTCGCTTGAGTCGGTCCTCCGGGATGTATGCGGCGGAGTCGGCCTTGCGTCGCAACGGTTTCGGCCCCGTGGTCGGTGTCGACGAGGCCGGTCGTGGTCCGTGCGCCGGCCCCTTGGTCGTCGCTGCCGTGGCGTTGCCGGCCACCGCCCGGATCCAGGGCTTGGCGGATTCGAAATTGCTGTCGGAATCGGCTCGCGAACAGGTCTTCGCCGCTCTGCGTCGATCGCGAGCCATCGACGCGACTGTAGTGTACGAGGCTGCCGAGATCGATCGACGTGGCGTGGGGGTATGCAATCAAGAGGGAATGCGACGCGCTGCGGCGCGTGTGTTGGCGCAGGTCGCAGGGAATCCGTCTCTTGCCTATGCCCTGACCGACGGGTTCACGATCCGGGGTATGCCCTGTCCGTCGGCCGCCGTGATCAAGGGCGACCGGCACGTCGCGGCCATTGCGGCGGCAGGGGTTGTGGCCAAGGTAACCAGGGATCGGATGATGTATCGCCTGCACGAGATTTATCCTGAATACGGCTTCGCCGACCACAAAGGCTATGGGACCGCGGCACACTCGGCGGCATTGGAACGGTACGGGTCGTGTCGGGAACACCGTATGAGCTATTCCAACGTACCCAGCGGCTCGCGCTGA
- a CDS encoding DUF2469 domain-containing protein — protein sequence MSAEDLEKYETDMELKLYHEYRDIVRQFTYVVETERRFYLANAVEVNVRGSETETYFEVDIRDAWVWDMYRPARFVKHVRVLTFKDVNVEELDKPELSLP from the coding sequence TTGAGCGCTGAAGATCTCGAAAAGTACGAGACCGACATGGAGTTGAAGCTCTACCACGAATACCGTGACATCGTTCGTCAGTTCACCTATGTCGTGGAGACCGAGCGACGTTTCTACCTTGCCAACGCCGTGGAGGTGAATGTACGCGGCAGCGAGACCGAAACGTATTTCGAGGTGGACATTCGCGACGCCTGGGTGTGGGACATGTACCGTCCGGCACGCTTTGTGAAACATGTTCGTGTACTGACGTTCAAGGACGTCAACGTCGAAGAGCTGGACAAACCGGAGTTGAGTCTGCCATAG
- a CDS encoding sensor histidine kinase yields MSTLRDIVGAYTNLSSNSVAHLQRLVAEWQLLADLSFADFLLWGEVSSRPGAYVCLAQVRPTTSPTAYEEDQVGRIIDGIEAQGIHAAFASGGIHREGDPVWHGDVAARHECIPVRRRDRNKVIAVAARDTNLSDTRSPSHLELNYLKTADYLVQMLADGGFPPPLLPGEPTTAPRIGDGLVRIGADGLVRYASPNALSAFRRMGVTGHLRDRNLTELTRRLPSDPDAGADAAKRVGEALDGDTPRRREIEAKGAIVLMRALPLRPGGKAAGALILVRDVTEVRRLDRELVTKDATIREIHHRVKNNLQTVAALLRLQARRVGVPQARLALEESVRRVASIAMVHETLSQSSDEAVGFDQIVDRVASMAAEVSAAESKVSLRREGSFGVLPSEIATPLVMVINELIQNAVEHAYSPGVAGEVVIEVERQDDQFTVVVRDFGQGLPEGFSIAGSNRLGLQIVHTLVTGELRGSIEMYPAEETGTRAVLEFSLH; encoded by the coding sequence GTGTCCACTCTTCGCGATATCGTCGGTGCCTATACCAACCTGTCTTCGAACTCCGTAGCCCATTTGCAGCGGCTGGTGGCGGAATGGCAACTCCTCGCCGACCTGTCCTTCGCCGACTTCCTTCTCTGGGGAGAGGTCTCCAGTCGCCCGGGTGCCTACGTCTGCCTCGCCCAGGTCCGGCCGACCACCAGCCCCACCGCCTACGAGGAAGATCAGGTCGGACGCATTATCGACGGGATCGAGGCGCAGGGTATCCATGCCGCCTTCGCCTCAGGCGGCATCCATCGGGAAGGCGACCCCGTCTGGCACGGTGACGTGGCGGCACGGCACGAGTGCATTCCGGTCCGCCGCCGTGATCGCAACAAGGTCATCGCCGTGGCCGCGCGCGATACCAACCTGTCCGACACCCGCTCCCCCTCGCATCTGGAACTCAATTACCTCAAAACGGCCGACTATCTGGTGCAGATGCTCGCCGACGGCGGCTTTCCACCGCCGTTGCTGCCGGGCGAACCGACCACCGCACCGCGCATTGGGGACGGTCTGGTCCGTATCGGGGCCGACGGTCTGGTGCGCTACGCGTCCCCCAACGCTCTTTCCGCTTTCCGCCGTATGGGAGTGACCGGTCATCTGCGCGATCGCAATCTCACCGAGTTGACACGGCGACTGCCCAGCGATCCCGATGCGGGAGCCGACGCGGCCAAACGGGTCGGGGAGGCCCTTGACGGCGACACCCCACGTCGTCGTGAAATCGAGGCCAAGGGGGCGATCGTCCTCATGCGTGCGCTGCCCCTGCGTCCGGGCGGAAAGGCCGCCGGCGCACTGATTCTGGTGCGCGATGTGACCGAGGTGCGTCGCCTGGATCGGGAGTTGGTCACCAAGGACGCCACGATCCGCGAAATCCACCACCGCGTCAAGAACAATCTGCAGACGGTGGCGGCCCTGCTGCGCTTGCAGGCGCGCCGGGTCGGTGTTCCACAAGCCCGCCTGGCACTGGAGGAATCCGTTCGCCGGGTGGCGTCCATTGCCATGGTGCATGAAACTCTCTCGCAATCCTCCGACGAGGCGGTCGGCTTCGATCAGATCGTCGATCGCGTCGCGTCGATGGCGGCGGAGGTGTCGGCCGCCGAATCGAAGGTCAGTCTGCGCCGCGAGGGCTCATTCGGAGTATTGCCCAGTGAGATCGCGACTCCCCTGGTCATGGTGATCAACGAGCTGATTCAAAACGCGGTGGAACACGCCTATTCACCGGGTGTCGCAGGTGAGGTCGTCATCGAGGTGGAACGGCAGGATGACCAGTTCACCGTCGTGGTACGCGACTTCGGTCAAGGACTGCCGGAAGGATTCTCGATCGCCGGATCCAATCGTCTTGGACTCCAGATCGTCCATACCCTGGTTACCGGGGAATTGCGGGGGAGTATTGAAATGTACCCGGCGGAAGAGACCGGTACCCGGGCGGTGTTGGAGTTTTCGCTGCACTGA
- a CDS encoding S1C family serine protease — MSTHDDNRFDKPGESSQPEEEAPQPQAESSSNDSTPQGPSASETPGPGATRPNASSESSNPPPMSHSAAPPPPYSAGPPPGAYGPPPTAAQPPSSGRGSGRWIAMAVILLLLAGGIGGLAGYFAGKGTSTTIYSSPSMDAGDGKTYSEVSESVMPSVVAVLAGNSEGSGVVYSEDGYIVTNNHVVANANEVEVRFTDGTTAAGRVLATDQSQDLAVVQVSDDMELHPIDFGDSAGLKVGDVAIAVGSPLGLEGTVTQGIVSALNRSLSISDKQQPGLNQNSNETLDGLIQTDAAINMGNSGGALVNGNGELIGINTAIASTESGNIGLGFAIPSNKVKDIVDQLIESGSVERGYLGVRVAEVQNGAMVIEVEAESPASDAGLEPGDVITAIDGKNISSANDVVSAVQAKNPGDSIAVSFIREEDSQTVDVELGTE; from the coding sequence ATGAGCACACATGACGACAACCGGTTTGACAAGCCCGGTGAATCTTCACAGCCCGAGGAAGAGGCACCACAGCCCCAGGCAGAGTCGTCGTCGAACGACTCCACGCCCCAAGGGCCCTCGGCGTCCGAAACGCCCGGGCCAGGCGCGACGCGCCCGAACGCGTCATCAGAATCCTCCAATCCACCCCCCATGTCGCATTCGGCGGCACCTCCCCCGCCGTACTCGGCCGGCCCTCCCCCTGGGGCGTATGGACCTCCACCGACGGCCGCTCAGCCGCCCTCTTCCGGGCGAGGCTCGGGCCGTTGGATTGCCATGGCGGTGATCCTGCTTCTACTCGCCGGAGGCATCGGTGGCCTGGCCGGGTACTTTGCCGGCAAGGGAACGAGCACCACGATCTATTCGTCTCCTTCCATGGACGCCGGAGACGGAAAGACCTATTCGGAGGTTTCGGAAAGCGTCATGCCTTCGGTGGTGGCCGTTCTGGCCGGAAACAGCGAAGGTTCCGGGGTGGTGTACTCCGAGGACGGTTATATTGTGACCAACAATCACGTGGTGGCCAATGCGAATGAGGTAGAGGTGCGCTTCACCGACGGGACCACTGCGGCGGGGCGGGTGCTCGCCACCGATCAGTCCCAAGACTTGGCCGTCGTTCAGGTCAGCGACGACATGGAATTGCACCCGATCGACTTTGGTGATTCGGCCGGGCTCAAGGTCGGTGACGTGGCCATCGCCGTCGGCTCGCCGCTGGGTTTGGAGGGGACGGTCACGCAGGGCATCGTCTCGGCACTCAACCGTTCGCTGTCGATTTCGGATAAGCAGCAGCCCGGTTTGAATCAGAATTCGAATGAGACGCTTGACGGACTCATCCAGACCGACGCGGCCATTAACATGGGCAATTCCGGTGGGGCTCTGGTGAACGGCAATGGGGAGCTGATTGGAATCAATACCGCCATCGCCTCGACCGAATCGGGCAACATCGGACTCGGCTTTGCCATTCCCTCCAACAAGGTCAAAGACATCGTCGACCAGTTGATTGAAAGCGGCTCGGTGGAGCGCGGATACCTGGGGGTCCGAGTCGCCGAAGTCCAGAACGGCGCGATGGTCATCGAAGTCGAGGCGGAATCACCGGCCTCCGACGCCGGACTGGAACCGGGAGACGTCATCACCGCCATCGACGGAAAGAACATCTCCTCGGCCAACGACGTGGTGTCCGCAGTCCAGGCGAAGAATCCCGGCGACTCCATCGCCGTTTCCTTTATACGCGAGGAAGATTCACAGACGGTCGACGTCGAGCTCGGTACGGAGTGA
- a CDS encoding sensor histidine kinase, with amino-acid sequence MGTKWDRTPLRVRLTASVLVLVAGALILISIAALVALHTYFLSTVDAELEDRLDQLKLEEIDQSTQAESNIRPNQYYFIVQYAEGSQFIRPDNRENAPSFTYDDLVDADGEAFNALAEDGSVRWRVMGMPVDTAETDTGGDGPTHYVMAYKLEHFDQSVAGLVWVIILVGTGVLAGLATLGAGLVRASLSPLRHIETTAAIIAAGDYSRRIPDRDPQTEMGRVGVAINSMLKKIEVSIRGRERSEDRALRSEQRMREFIADASHELRTPLTSVRGYAELVRTNPMMPESDRLYYVGQIEEAAKRMGLLVSDLLLLARLDQERPIELMPVEITGVLSDAVSAAQVSGSDREFVYEGPDSEITVAGDRSRLRQIFDNLLNNAVQHTPPGTRVVVSLELRDDTVAIEVADNGPGMEREDRDRVFERFYRSSGPITLPGQSGGHGLGLAIVAAIVQAHRGEVDVDSRPGEGTTFTVILRRTRREDSSDS; translated from the coding sequence GTGGGCACCAAGTGGGACCGGACGCCGCTGCGCGTCCGGCTGACCGCCTCGGTGCTGGTCTTGGTGGCCGGAGCGTTGATTCTGATTTCGATCGCCGCCCTGGTGGCGCTGCACACCTACTTTCTCTCCACCGTCGACGCCGAATTGGAAGACCGCCTCGATCAGCTCAAACTCGAAGAGATCGATCAGTCCACTCAGGCGGAAAGCAATATCCGCCCTAATCAATATTATTTCATCGTGCAGTATGCCGAGGGCAGTCAGTTCATTCGCCCCGACAATCGCGAAAACGCCCCGTCGTTCACCTATGACGATCTGGTGGACGCTGACGGAGAGGCGTTCAACGCACTCGCCGAAGACGGCTCGGTACGGTGGCGGGTCATGGGAATGCCGGTCGATACCGCGGAGACCGATACGGGTGGTGACGGTCCCACGCACTACGTCATGGCCTATAAGTTGGAACATTTCGACCAATCCGTGGCCGGACTGGTCTGGGTGATCATCTTGGTGGGAACCGGGGTTCTGGCCGGGCTGGCCACCCTCGGGGCCGGGCTGGTGCGCGCCTCTCTGTCTCCGCTGCGCCACATTGAGACCACGGCCGCCATCATCGCGGCCGGTGACTACTCCCGCCGTATTCCCGACCGAGACCCGCAAACCGAGATGGGACGTGTCGGGGTCGCCATCAACTCCATGCTGAAAAAGATCGAAGTCTCCATCCGGGGACGCGAGCGCTCGGAAGACCGCGCGCTGCGGTCGGAGCAACGCATGCGGGAATTCATCGCCGATGCCTCGCATGAACTGCGTACGCCGCTGACCAGTGTGCGAGGCTATGCGGAGTTGGTACGCACCAATCCGATGATGCCCGAGTCCGATCGGCTCTACTATGTCGGACAGATCGAAGAGGCCGCTAAGCGCATGGGGCTGTTGGTCAGCGACCTGCTCCTGTTGGCGCGTCTTGACCAGGAACGTCCCATTGAGCTCATGCCCGTGGAGATCACCGGAGTGTTGAGCGACGCGGTGTCGGCCGCTCAGGTGTCGGGGTCGGACCGTGAGTTCGTTTATGAGGGTCCCGATTCGGAGATTACGGTGGCGGGGGACCGTTCGCGACTTCGGCAGATCTTCGACAATCTGTTGAACAATGCCGTCCAGCACACCCCGCCCGGTACTCGCGTGGTGGTGAGTTTGGAGCTGAGGGACGACACGGTGGCCATTGAGGTGGCCGACAACGGCCCCGGTATGGAACGGGAGGACCGGGATCGCGTTTTCGAACGCTTTTATCGTTCGTCCGGTCCGATTACGCTTCCCGGGCAGTCGGGTGGTCATGGTTTGGGGCTGGCGATCGTGGCCGCTATCGTGCAGGCCCATCGGGGTGAGGTGGACGTGGATTCGCGCCCGGGAGAGGGAACGACGTTTACGGTAATCCTACGCCGCACTCGCCGCGAGGACTCCTCGGATTCGTAG
- a CDS encoding response regulator transcription factor: MPEQQPKPETTLLVVEDEENIRELLATSLRYAGFGVETAATGTDALRTLARIRPDLVVLDINLPDVDGFEIVKRMRSGSDATPVLYLTARDDTSDTVRGLAAGGDDYVTKPFALEEVVARIHAVLRRAEGTLPRPSRLKYADLELDEETHEVWRGGEAIQLSPTEFKLLQYFMINAGRVLSKSQILDHVWRYDFRGDDGIVESYVSYLRRKVDTREPKLIQTLRGIGYVLRESNN; this comes from the coding sequence ATGCCCGAACAACAACCTAAACCTGAGACCACTTTGCTTGTCGTGGAGGACGAGGAGAACATTCGCGAGCTCCTGGCGACGTCGTTGCGCTATGCCGGTTTCGGAGTGGAGACCGCCGCTACCGGTACCGATGCTCTGCGTACCTTGGCGCGCATCCGTCCGGACCTGGTGGTGTTGGACATCAATCTGCCGGATGTGGACGGGTTTGAGATCGTTAAGCGGATGCGCTCGGGCTCCGACGCCACGCCCGTGTTGTATCTGACGGCGCGTGACGATACCTCCGATACGGTTCGTGGCCTGGCGGCAGGTGGCGATGACTACGTCACCAAACCCTTCGCCTTGGAAGAGGTGGTGGCGCGCATTCACGCGGTATTGCGGCGCGCCGAGGGGACGTTGCCGCGTCCGTCCCGGTTGAAGTACGCCGACCTGGAGCTGGATGAGGAGACGCACGAGGTCTGGCGAGGTGGCGAGGCGATCCAGTTGTCGCCCACCGAGTTCAAGCTCCTGCAGTATTTCATGATCAATGCCGGTCGGGTTCTCTCGAAATCGCAGATCCTGGATCATGTGTGGCGCTACGACTTTCGTGGTGACGATGGAATCGTGGAGTCGTACGTTTCCTATCTTCGCCGCAAGGTCGACACTCGGGAACCGAAGTTGATTCAAACCCTGCGCGGGATCGGCTACGTGCTGCGGGAGTCCAATAACTGA
- a CDS encoding STAS domain-containing protein: protein MTLSIETNTSNGGVVTVKLAGEVDYATAPQIRTAITESLEAGEVSALQVDVAEVTVLDSTGIGTIVVAYRIARDMGVTLSVVNPNRFITRLFTVVGAEELLAEPTDTFGDRSADPQHA from the coding sequence GTGACGCTCTCTATTGAGACCAACACTTCCAACGGTGGAGTGGTAACGGTAAAACTCGCGGGCGAGGTCGATTACGCCACGGCGCCGCAGATCCGTACCGCCATCACCGAATCCCTGGAAGCCGGGGAGGTAAGTGCTCTACAGGTCGATGTAGCCGAAGTAACAGTACTGGACTCGACCGGTATCGGCACGATAGTTGTGGCCTATCGCATCGCACGCGATATGGGCGTGACCTTGAGCGTGGTGAACCCAAACCGATTCATAACCAGACTCTTCACCGTCGTCGGCGCGGAAGAGCTCCTCGCCGAACCCACTGATACTTTTGGTGACCGCTCAGCCGATCCACAGCACGCTTGA
- a CDS encoding multifunctional oxoglutarate decarboxylase/oxoglutarate dehydrogenase thiamine pyrophosphate-binding subunit/dihydrolipoyllysine-residue succinyltransferase subunit, protein MYERYLEDPQNVSPLWRDFFGEEGPGPSEEDSADADSDTDSGAPVKSQPTPETKPSPVSSSGDSAASAQPQAAASESSPKKTTSPSSTPVKASPTAETKEKDTAVSEAGTKTLKGVAAKVAKNMDASLSIPTATSVRAVPAKLLFDNRVVINNHLKRSRGGKVSFTHLIGYALVRAIQTHPSMNNSYAESDDGKPQLVTPEHVNLGLAIDLNKPDGSRTLVVPSIKAAEEMDFRQFWQGYEDLVRKARNNKLTMEDHVGATATLTNPGGIGTVHSVPRLMQGQGLIVGVGAMETPAEFAGASDETLAKAAISKIMTVTSTYDHRIIQGAESGEFLKTVHELLLGDEFWDSVFESLQIPYEPVRWTRDVSKTREGQIDKASRVIELIHAYRVRGHLMADTNPLSYERRQHPDLDIRSHGLTLWDLDRTFAVDGFAGEQRMTLRDILGVLRDSYCRRIGVEYMHIQDPEERAWLQERIEIPFEKPRVEEQKHILGRLNAAEAFETFLHTKFVGQKRFSLEGGESLIPLLDQVLTSAAYEKLDEVVIGMPHRGRLNVLANIVGKRLSKIFTEFEGHIDPKSIGGSGDVKYHLGMTGSFETPKGNAETTVSVTANPSHLEAVNPVAEGIVRAKQDRINLGEDGFTVMPLLIHGDAAFAGQGVVAETLNLSQLRGYRTGGTVHVIVNNQVGFTTAPAYSRSTLYCTDVARMVQAPIFHVNGDDPEAVCEVAKLAFAYRQQFHKDVVIDMICYRRRGHNEGDDPKMTNPEMYNVIDSKRSVRKLYTQDLIGRGDISMEDAEEALADYQKQLERVFRETKEALGDKAGPTPWHNEPEPLSSIDTTVDAGTIGLIGKSHVALPEGFVPHKAVRRVLEKRAESAVSGGIDWAFSEILAYGSLLLDGRDVRLAGQDSRRGTFVQRHSVIIDQDEQVEYTPLSNLAENQGRFFVYDSLLSEFAAMGFEYGYSVENPDVLVSWEAQFGDFVNGSQTVIDEFISSGEAKWGQPTGVVLLLPHGHEGAGPDHTSGRMERFLQMAADDNMRIANLTTPANYFHLLRRQAMDEVKKPLVVFTPKSLLRHKGATSEVEEFTDGGYQPVLRDPGLADGTVDPTRVKRVLLCSGKIYYDLLKAREERNRYDIALVRSEQLYPLPVEAIRSALGEFTNAEETAWVQEEPANQGAWSYIALNLLENMDGVHLRRISRPASAAPSTGSPKVHEVEQKALIDVAIPNS, encoded by the coding sequence ATGTACGAACGTTATCTAGAAGATCCACAGAATGTCAGCCCGCTATGGCGTGACTTCTTTGGGGAAGAGGGACCTGGCCCCTCAGAGGAGGACTCAGCCGACGCCGACAGTGATACGGATTCCGGCGCTCCCGTTAAATCTCAACCGACCCCCGAAACGAAACCCTCTCCCGTTTCCTCCTCGGGCGATTCCGCAGCCTCCGCACAGCCTCAGGCCGCCGCGTCCGAATCCTCCCCGAAAAAGACGACATCGCCTTCATCGACCCCGGTGAAAGCCAGCCCGACTGCGGAGACGAAAGAGAAAGACACCGCCGTGAGCGAAGCAGGAACCAAGACCCTCAAAGGTGTTGCCGCCAAGGTGGCCAAGAACATGGATGCCTCCTTGAGCATCCCCACCGCGACCAGCGTTCGCGCGGTTCCGGCCAAACTCCTGTTCGACAACCGGGTGGTCATTAACAACCACCTCAAGCGCTCGCGTGGGGGTAAGGTCTCCTTCACCCACCTCATCGGGTATGCGCTGGTGCGCGCCATCCAGACCCACCCCAGCATGAACAACTCCTATGCCGAATCGGACGACGGTAAGCCTCAGCTGGTGACTCCCGAGCACGTCAACCTGGGCTTGGCCATCGACCTGAACAAGCCCGACGGCAGCCGCACCCTGGTCGTTCCCTCGATCAAGGCGGCCGAGGAGATGGACTTCCGGCAGTTCTGGCAGGGTTATGAGGATTTGGTCCGCAAGGCCCGCAACAATAAACTGACCATGGAAGATCACGTGGGGGCGACGGCCACGCTGACCAACCCCGGCGGTATCGGCACCGTGCACTCGGTGCCTCGTCTCATGCAAGGTCAGGGCCTCATCGTGGGCGTCGGCGCGATGGAGACTCCCGCCGAGTTCGCCGGTGCGTCGGACGAAACGCTCGCCAAGGCCGCTATCTCGAAGATCATGACCGTCACCTCGACGTATGATCACCGCATCATTCAAGGTGCCGAGTCGGGAGAATTCCTGAAGACGGTCCACGAACTGCTCTTGGGCGACGAGTTCTGGGATTCGGTGTTCGAGTCCCTGCAGATTCCCTATGAGCCGGTGCGCTGGACACGCGACGTGTCCAAGACCCGCGAAGGCCAAATCGACAAGGCCAGCCGGGTTATCGAACTCATTCACGCCTATCGCGTTCGCGGTCACCTGATGGCCGACACGAACCCGCTCAGCTATGAGCGCCGTCAGCACCCTGACCTGGATATTCGCTCGCACGGTCTGACATTGTGGGACCTGGACCGGACCTTCGCGGTCGACGGTTTCGCGGGAGAGCAGCGTATGACCCTGCGCGACATTCTGGGGGTACTGCGCGACTCCTATTGTCGCCGCATCGGGGTCGAGTACATGCACATCCAGGACCCCGAAGAACGGGCCTGGCTGCAGGAACGCATTGAGATTCCCTTCGAGAAGCCCCGGGTCGAAGAGCAGAAACACATTCTCGGTCGTCTGAACGCCGCCGAAGCCTTCGAGACCTTCTTGCACACCAAGTTCGTCGGGCAGAAGCGTTTCAGCCTGGAAGGCGGGGAATCACTGATTCCGCTGCTGGACCAGGTACTGACCTCCGCGGCTTACGAGAAGCTCGATGAGGTCGTCATCGGCATGCCGCACCGTGGCCGCCTCAACGTACTGGCCAACATCGTCGGTAAGCGGCTTTCGAAGATCTTCACCGAGTTCGAGGGCCACATCGATCCGAAATCGATCGGCGGTTCGGGAGACGTCAAGTATCACCTGGGTATGACCGGGTCGTTCGAGACGCCGAAGGGCAATGCCGAGACCACCGTGTCGGTCACGGCCAACCCGAGCCACTTGGAAGCGGTCAACCCGGTGGCCGAGGGGATCGTACGGGCCAAGCAGGACCGTATCAACCTGGGTGAAGACGGGTTCACCGTCATGCCGCTATTGATTCACGGTGACGCCGCCTTCGCCGGTCAAGGTGTGGTGGCCGAGACGTTGAACCTCAGTCAGCTGCGGGGTTACCGCACGGGTGGAACGGTCCACGTGATCGTCAACAACCAGGTTGGTTTCACGACCGCCCCGGCGTATTCGCGTTCGACGCTGTACTGCACCGATGTGGCGCGTATGGTGCAGGCTCCGATCTTCCACGTGAACGGGGACGACCCGGAAGCGGTGTGCGAAGTCGCGAAGCTGGCCTTCGCCTACCGGCAGCAGTTCCACAAGGACGTCGTCATCGACATGATCTGCTACCGGCGTCGTGGTCACAACGAGGGTGACGACCCGAAGATGACCAACCCCGAGATGTACAACGTCATCGACTCCAAGCGTTCGGTCCGAAAGCTGTACACGCAGGACCTCATCGGTCGTGGCGACATCAGCATGGAGGACGCCGAGGAGGCCTTGGCCGACTATCAGAAGCAGCTGGAGCGGGTCTTCCGCGAAACGAAGGAAGCCCTGGGAGACAAGGCCGGTCCGACACCGTGGCACAACGAGCCGGAACCGCTCAGCTCCATTGACACGACGGTGGACGCCGGCACCATCGGCCTCATCGGTAAATCCCACGTCGCCCTGCCGGAAGGCTTCGTGCCGCACAAGGCGGTACGGAGGGTCCTGGAAAAGCGGGCCGAATCGGCCGTTTCCGGCGGAATCGACTGGGCGTTTTCCGAAATTCTCGCGTACGGATCCTTGTTGTTGGACGGCCGGGACGTGCGTCTCGCGGGGCAGGATTCGCGTCGCGGTACCTTCGTGCAACGTCATTCGGTCATCATCGACCAGGACGAGCAGGTCGAATACACGCCGCTGAGCAACCTGGCCGAGAACCAGGGGCGGTTCTTCGTTTACGATTCGCTGCTCAGCGAATTCGCCGCGATGGGCTTCGAATACGGATATTCGGTGGAGAACCCGGACGTTCTGGTCAGCTGGGAAGCACAGTTCGGTGACTTCGTCAACGGCTCGCAGACCGTCATCGACGAGTTCATCTCCAGTGGGGAAGCCAAGTGGGGACAGCCCACCGGCGTCGTTCTCCTGCTGCCGCACGGTCATGAAGGCGCCGGTCCCGACCACACGTCGGGGCGTATGGAGCGCTTCCTTCAGATGGCCGCCGACGATAACATGCGCATTGCCAATCTGACCACGCCGGCCAACTACTTCCACCTGTTGCGGCGTCAGGCCATGGACGAGGTCAAGAAGCCGCTGGTAGTGTTCACGCCCAAGTCGCTTCTGCGTCACAAGGGTGCCACTTCTGAGGTGGAGGAGTTCACCGACGGCGGCTACCAGCCGGTTCTGCGGGATCCGGGATTGGCCGACGGCACGGTAGACCCGACTCGAGTTAAGCGCGTCCTGTTGTGCTCGGGCAAGATCTATTACGATCTGCTGAAGGCCCGTGAGGAGCGTAACCGCTACGACATCGCCTTGGTGCGTTCGGAACAGCTGTACCCCTTGCCGGTGGAGGCGATTCGTTCGGCTCTCGGCGAGTTCACGAACGCCGAGGAGACCGCCTGGGTCCAGGAGGAACCGGCCAACCAGGGAGCCTGGTCCTATATCGCGCTCAATCTGCTGGAGAACATGGACGGAGTGCACCTGCGGCGCATCTCGCGGCCCGCGTCGGCGGCCCCGTCCACCGGTTCGCCCAAGGTGCACGAAGTAGAGCAGAAAGCACTGATCGACGTGGCGATTCCCAACTCCTAG